The genomic stretch TAtgtctttcccttcctcctcatcTGTTTCCATCTTGTCTCTTctgatctttttctttttccttcacaaaaatgttttcaaaatccTCGCAATGTAGTTTGGGAatatctttctttcttcttcttttaccTGACTCCTTCATGTACCTCCTtgttgttgggggttttttttaatcttctttctacattcttcctcttttcttgtTGTTGCCTCCCCTGCTTTTCTACTTCCATACTTACATCTTCGGGATATTCTTTCCTTCAACAAAATCTTCTAAAAATACCTACAGCACCCTTTCCACGAACCATGGACATGCCCTTGGGGCCAGGATCTCATTTCTCTTCCCCACACCTCCTGTCCATGTGGAGAGGGAGCAACCTACTTGCTGTCCATGCACCTCCAACTTCCCCTCCCTCCAGGAAAAAGGACACACTCTTCAGCCTCCAGTGCTCTCAAGGACCCAGCAATAACACAGCAAGGCAGTCAGAGGGCAAAGAACAGCTCTGCTACACCAAAAGAGGTTCCACCACTCTCTGACACAGAAGCTGAGGCAAAATTATTGGGATATCTGTGCATAAAGGCCTGAAAGAGTTCAAACAAATCAGGGAATCTTCTCATTCAGGAACTCAAACATATCACAGCCCAGCATGACAACCCTCTTTAAAGACCTGAAAAAGCACAGCTCCTGAGGACTCATCATGTACCTCAGTCCTTCCTGAGTCACTTTCCTCTTGCATGTTCTAAgttctctttctttctggaaCGCACTTGCTGCCTAGACAACACACCAAGAACCTTGGTATCTGCGAGGCCCCACGGAAACTCTCTCACTCACCTTAGAACGATCCACTTGTCACACAGCCAACACATCCCACGGAGATAACACCACAATAATGTCGATAAGAGCACTCCCTTGACTTCCTACACATTGTTTAATGAAAAGAATTTCCTTCATTCCTGCTTGCTGTCACCCACTCAGGCTGTTCCTGGAAGCATCAGAAAAGGAATGAGAGCAGGTAACAGCTGCTCTGTTGGTCCAATAGGGTGAACATTCTGCTGATTCAACAAAAAGATGCAACAACTGAACAGGAACTAAAGTACACCAGTCTCAAGAAAGATCCACATTCGGTCTACGACTTACCTCTTCTGAACTGGTTCCTTCttcaagaaataaatatttttggggCAGGAAAGTAGATTTTAAAGGATAATTATGATTAACATTATCAGTGTTTCTGGGGAAGCTGGACAGAAAAATATCACTTATGTTCCACAGAATCTGGACAACATGCAGTGTCCATTACACACttctaggggaaaaaagaagcagacCTGTAAGCTACAGAAATTCTCTCAAAGTAAATCTTGGAAGACAGGACTAGGCATCCCCCACACTGATGGAGAATGGCCCAAATATCTGCCACGTTGCCAATGAGAGACAGGAAGTAAACACAGCAACAAACAAacccagcaaaacaaaagcatgtGCAGTTtaatagagaagaaaataaaattttttttaaaagttccaTTCTCCtgtattaaaatgcaaattttggCAACATCTTGAATACCAAGACCCATCTAGTGAGACAAAGAGCAGAGGGGCAATGAGGGAAAGATTCAGGGAAGGCTCAGCAGCATGATCCAAACTCCAAAAGGTTCTCTTTGACCAAAAACATTCCACACCAAACCCAAGTAATTAAAGGCATAAAGGGTAGATGTTTTCAATAAGAGCAATACCAGGAAGAACAACAGTGCCCTAAGTTATGCAGAACTTCTGTGTGACCTGAGAGGAtcccaggaaagcagcactgtGTGCTAGAACCATTCCAGAAGTATTCGACTGTAATCCTGTATTTTGCACCCTGGGAACTGCGACCTCCACAGCTAAACAGACATTCTCCATTTCCTCCCCAAAGATGTATCCAAATCTTCCCCTTTCCCTATGCCTGCCACAAAGAATTTACAGAGTGCTGCAAatgcattctgtgattctttgactTTTCCCACATGCCAGGATGCTTTGTGCCTTTTCAGCAATTTCAAGTACAAACCGAGTTCTTAAAGGTTCTGCAATTAGAGTCATGAACAGCACTGATCCCAGTCCCCACAAATCTTCTTCAAGAAAATGACACCAAACCTGAACCACAAATCCAGTCAAAACGTTAACTGGGTGGAAGAATTTCTACAATAGAAaaccagagctgggctgctctgtAGATGTGGAGGATTGGTGTGCACATCCAGACACCAGAATGAGCCGTGTGTGATAACAGGACACACCATCTCTACCCAGACTGACCATGCAGGAGCacaagaaggggaagaaaagcacaACAAGATTACACCCGCCCACTCAACTGCCCTTAAATATCATGTCTGAAGAAGAGCACAGATCCACCATGGTAAGAGCTGTGGAAGCTGCTCTAAGTACCCTACAATACACATGGAAAGCAGTTTGTAGTGCCAGCCTCCCACAGCAACACTCccaaaacagcagcaacaatGTTCATCAGTCTGCATGTTACCAACTGTCATgcaacacattccacatgtcaGGCCAGAGGCAGCACAAGGAACTGTCTCTGACAGGAGATATTCATAACCTCAAAGGACTCCGTGGCCATTTCAATACCACATATTATCTCAAGATGAAGAGGGCCTCCAGCATCAGACCCTTGGAACTTGGGAAAGAATCCTGGGCAGAAACGCTCTGGGCCAATCCTACCTCCCGCTAGGCATGCTCCATTTCTCACTTTGTAGCATTAATTCTCAAGAAAAAGGCATCATCTCACATCTCCTATTCATCTCTTCTGATGTCATGGACCATGGTCTTACAAATTGTTTCCAGTTCTCTCAGATAAGTCTTCCCTGCTCCAGAACGCCATCCCAATTTTAACAATGACTCTGTTGGACCAACCAAAATGGAGAAATCACTCTCTGCTGACTGAAAATACATTAGACCAGAAGTCCAAATCGTCAGCTGTCCCTATATCTTTCATAGAGGGAAATGACAGAGGATGAGGACAAAGAACAAATCACAGGGGATACCATCAAGGTCAGCATTCTGCAAAGGCAATAAGGAGGTACACAGTGCCTGCAGGTCTGTTACCCGCACAGCCTCCTTCTTTTGCGCTCCTACAATAAACCCGGGAGAAAACACTACGTACCAGGCAGCAAAAGCGCTGTCTGCAGGGCTGACTCCTTAGAAAAGTGACTTCATTTTAGGAGAAAACAATTCATATCCACAGCAGCAAACGTCGGCTGCGGACCGTAATATCACACGGGTGCCGCTATACCTTTTTCTTTAGCAAGCCTTCACCTCCCACCAACCGGAGTTCCCGGGCTCCGGGAGGACCCTGCGACAGCTGCAAAGGTGCCTTTGATTTCTTAAGCACCCGTCAAGCACCCACCGCCCTCGGGCCGCGGCAATTTGGCCTGGATGCCACCAGCTACTGCTCAGGGCACAGCAGAGAAGGcgcagaaaaaggagaaaagaagcagATGTGAGCAAGGTATTGCCACTGACCGTGTCGAGGAGAGCGGAGGGCTCCGGCTGCGAGTCCttgggcgcggggccgggcggcggcggagggAAGTTGGGGCTGAAAACCATGAGGTCGCTCTTGGCCGCGCCGTCCGCCACGCACAGGCTGCGGCTGTGGCGCTGCGAGTACGACCAGCTGCCCACTTCGCTGGCGCACACGAGCGTCGTGGGCCCGGGCCCCGAGAGCACGGCCGCCCGCGGCGCCCAGCGCGACGCCCCGTACAGCACCACGGCCAGCAGGAACAGGCTCGACACCGCGCAGATGGCCACCACCAGCCACACGTTGGTCGCCGCGCTCGCCGCGCCGGGGCCGAGCTCCACGCCCACCGCCGACCGCGACaccgacgacgacgacgacgacgacgacgacgaggaTCCCGCGGCCAGCGCCGCCTCGGCGGCCTCGAGCAGCGACACGCTGAGCGTGGCCGTGGCCGAGCGCGCCGGCTCGCCGTGGTCGCGCACGACGATCAGCAGCCTCTGGCGAGGCCCGTCCGCCTCGTCCAGCGCCCGCGCCGTGCTCACCTCGCCGCTGTAGAGCCCCACGCGGAACGGGCCCTTGCCCCGCGGCTCCCACAACTCGTAGCGCAGCCACGCGTTGTAGCCCGAGTCGGCGTCCACGGCGCGGATCTTCGCCACCACCTGCCCCGCCGGCGCCCCCCACGCCGCCCACGCCCACAGCGTGCCCGACTCCGagccccagcccgcccccgccgccgcctcggccGCCGCGGCGCCCGCCTCCGCTGCCGAGCCCgcgggcggcagcagcgccggcgcGTTGTCGTTCTCGTCCAGCACGAAGAGCTGCACCGTGGCGTTGCCGCACAGCGGCGGCTCCCCCGCGTCCACCGCGCGCACCTCGaactgcagcacctgcagctcctcgTAGTCCAGGGGCTGCAGCGCCCACAGGCGCCCGCTCTCCGCGTCCACCGACACGTAGCTCGACGCCGACCGCCACCCGCCGCCCGCGCCGACCcccgacgacgacgacgacgacgccgcggccccgccgccgcccacGCCGCCCTCCCACACCGAGTAGCTGACGCGCCCGTTGCCCGCCTCGTCCGGGTCCCGCGCCCACAGCCGCGCCagctccgcgcccgccgcgttgtTCTCCCGCGCCAGCACCGTGTACACGGCCTGCGCGAACGCGGGCGCGTTGTCGTTCACGTCCGACACCGGCACCCGCAGCCCGCGGCTGGCGCGCAGCGCCGGCGCCCCGCCGTCCTCCGCACGCACCTCCACCTCGTACTCCGACACCCGCTCCCGGTCCAGCGCCTCGCGCAGCACCAGCGAGTACGAGCCCGCGAACGTCGCCTCCAGACCGAACGGCGACGCCGGCCACACCCAGCACCGCACGCGCCCGTTCTCCCCCGAGTCCCGGTCCGACACGCTCAGCAGGGCCACCACCGTCCCCACCGACGCGTCCTCCGGCACCGGCACCGACAGCGACGTCACCCACACCTCCGGCGCGTTGTCGTTCACGTCCACCACCTCCAGCACCACCTTGCAGTGACCCGACAGCGGGGGCCAACCTTGGTCTCTCGCTTCGATCTCCAGGTCATAAGACTGAACGTCCTCGAAATCCAGTTCACCAATAGTCCGTACTTCCCCGGACTTTTCGTCAATTTTGAAAAGGTCCTGAATTTTAGCAGGAATTGCGTCACTGAAAGAATAATATATTTCTCGATTAATTCCCTCATCTTTGTCTGTCGCTGTTAGCTGGAAAAACACAGTTCCCGGGGCCGTATTTTCCGGTAATTTAACTTTATATACTGACTGATTGAACTGGGGCGTGTTGTCATTCGCATCCAGCACTGAGATCTCCAGCTCCATTGTCCCCGTCAGAGACGGCCGGCCCCCGTCAGTCGCTGTCAGCACCAACCGGTGAACGGGAATCGTCTCGCGGTCCAGAGGTTTCGTGAGTACCAGAAACAGGGATTCTCGGTATTCCTCACTCCGGTGCAAATCCAGagagaaatgctcgctggggCTGAGTGTGTAGGAGAGCTGCGCGTTCGCTCCGATATCCGCATCCGACGCGCCCTCCAGCGGGAAACGAGACCCAGATGGGATATTCTCCGATAAACTGAGGTTTTTTTCGGGCGGCGGGGAAGATGGGGGCATTGTCGTTGATGTCGGTGACCTCCAGCTCCACATGGAAGACGCGCAGCGGCcgctccagcagcacctccaggcgCAGCGCGCACGGCGCGCTCTTGCCGCACAGCTCCTCCCGGTCGAGCCGCGAGCTCACCAGCAGCGCGCCGCTCGCCCCGCTCACCTCCACGctcgcccgccggcccggcgcCACCAGCCGCAGCCGCCGCGCCTCCGCCTCGCCCGCCTCCAGGCCCAGGTCCTGCGCCAGACGGCCCACCACCGTGCCGGCCTTGGCTTCCTCCGGCACCGAGTAGCGCACCTGCCCGCCCGCCAGCGCCCAGGCcgcctgcagcaccagcacccgCATCACCGCACACCAGCGCTCGCCCATCGCCGCCGCCGCTCTGGCCGCCGCTCtggccgccggccccggcccgggccccgcacggctccccgccgccgcccggacGCACCGGCTCTGCTGCccggcccgcgccgccccccCGCGCTCACAGCCGGGCTCTCCGCCGCACCGGGGCGGAGCCGCCCACACGCCGTTCCTGAGCCTGCAGCGACACCGTGCGCTGCTCCGCCGCCTCACACGCTCCGCCGCAGCGCCTCTGCCTCTGCTCCGTTAAggccctctgctctgctgttttTCCTACCCTGATTCTATTTCTTCTTATTATTCATGTTTTGTGTCGCTCGCTGTTTCCTTGCAAACAATCCTTCTTATCTCGTTCTTACTTcgtctttctttcttcatgttGCTTTCTTCACTCAATTCCCtcattttaatcctttttttttgctcctccttctctttgttctttcttctctttcgtttctttcttctcttttttctgtatttcGTCTTTCCCTGCCTGTCCAATTTTTACCACCATTTATCTTTTATTTCCATCCGTCTCTTTTAAAACTCTTTTGCCAAGTTGCCGGTGACCTCCCATGGAGTGATCGAGGCAATCAATGTAGGAGCCATGAGCTCTCATTTCAGGGCATCATCTCCTTTCCACGAGACAGGAGCCAATGTGGAGAGCACAGGAGACCAACTGCACTCAGCGTTAGAAAAGAACGTCCGTGTATCCTGGTAATGTCCTTGACATACCCCTTGATTTCTCCTCCTCGTAACCTTTCTTCTTTTatatctttcttctttctttttttctatcaCTCCCCCATCTCATCCCACCTATTTGTGTACAGAGATAACATTGCTGTATGCTAACAAACTTATTTAATgcttaatctttctttttttctttttctctccattgcgttctcattctttatttttttttgttttcttttctttttttctttacttttcctTGTCCTTCCCTCACTGTCTCTTCTTCCCCTTTTGCCTATTCTCTTTCAATACAATATTTTCTACACGACTACATCAGTCTCCCTACGAGTGCAGATCTACAGTTACCCAAAATCTCTTATTCCTGTTCCTCATTACTCCTCATCGAGGCTTGCACAGGGTTCCTCAGTACCGAGGATACAGAGGTCCTCGACTGCAGAGAGCTTGTAGAGAAAGTGCTGGTGCATGCTTATAATCTCCTGTCATCCCTTCTTTCcttatttctctctttcctccttGCTTGATTTTTTACTTGCCGagattccttttccttcctcttcccttcttTATTCCTTTACTTAccttgattttctttctcttccttttcctttcatgcTTCACACTCCCATCTTtgatttctcttctcttctgcGCCCATCTTTTTCCGCTTTTACCAAGATGTTTTCTAAACCAAATGATTTCTACATGTCTACATCATCCTCTTCATGCATCAGAGACCTGCCCTTTAATGAGAGTGCTCATGGGGACCTTGCATGCCTCCTGATGAGGAACAACTGTCCTGATCTCCTCCAGAAAAAGTCAAGTAAATAGATTGCCCCTAGACCTcctgtccccttccctccccgtTTGGAAGAAACCCACACTCCTCAGACTCCAGTCCCCTCCTGGACCAGCAAATAACACAGCAAGGCAATAACATGACAAAGAACAGCTGCACTACGCCAGAAAAAGCATACACCTCCCTTGAAATCAGAAGACCAATCCCCAAGTACTTTGACATCAGTGCAAACAGGCTCCAATAAGCACCAACAATCCACGAAATCCTCTCGCTTCGCAACTCAAATGCATCACAGCCCAGCACACCATTCTACCATGAACACTGAAAAAGCACAGTGCAACCGCAGTTCCTAGGAATTCTTCATGGATTTCAGTGAAGAGCTGTTCTTCCGGCATCATTTTCCACCTCCTTGATGAATGAGAAACTCTTGCCTCTCCTCTCAGGCAGATAAGCTCTGCcagaaaaacacagcaagaaCTTCCACACTCAGGGGCATCAACCCCCAAGGAATACCTCTCACTCAACGCCATGATCCACCCAGAACTACCTATGAACCTAAACCCACAGCATTTTCCCTGAGAACATACTCTCCACTCCCAACACATCTGTTTTGAGAAACACATTAGAGACCCTCCTCCATCTCTGCTGGCTGCCAACTGCTCAAACCATGCTGGAAGAAGCAAGAAAGAAATGAGAGCAGACCGTGGGGCTTTGTTGGTCCAATCTAggaattataaaatatttccagtttGGAAGGAAGCCACAAGGAGTGTTGAGTCCAACTCCCAATCTAGGTACATTTGGTCAATCCAAGAAGAAAATATCACAGCTAAATAGGCATAATAATAACTACATAGGCATCATGGGCAAATAGGCACAGCTGTCTCTCAGACTCATCTTCTTCAGCAATTAAGTGACTTACCTGTAGCATCACTGCTTGCTTCTTcagaaaagaaatcttttcaGAGCAGGAAACTGGTTCTAACACTAACAGAGACCATTGGGAACGATGGATAGAAAATAATTATGTGCAACCTAGAAGAGCCTTGAAATCATTGGGCAGAGAGCACAGTGCTCCCATGTGCATTTCTGTCATGGCAAAGAGGCACCACAAAGCTAAGGAAAGAAATTGTCTCATCAGCCTCAGCTCAGGAGCATGGAAAAGTCATCCCATACACACTGATAGAAAATTACCCAAAGGTTTGAACCCGGACAGCTGCCAAAGCTCAGGATCTCATATTAGCTGGTGTCACCAACACATTGCTGACATgacagacagaaaaacaagactGTGAGGCTTTGGTaagaagggagaagaaagaCGAAGAATCCTGTTCTACTGTATTGAAATGCATAAAGGGAACAACTGGGCCTAAGAATATGGAAAACTTTTGGGGAGTTGGAGAAATCCCAGGTATTGGTAATGTCTGTGGAGCTTTTTCTTGACATTTTCTATTAGAATCCTCTGTCTCACACCTTGGAAAATGGCAATTCCACCTAGGCACACCTTCTCCAGTCCCTCACCAAAGACACGGACTGTGTTCTACAGATCATCTCCCTCAGGCAGGACCCTTCCCTGCTAAAGGTCACCCTCATCACAACACACACCCAGGCCATACCTGCTGCCACTTGCAGAATCTCTTTCACAATAACCACAAAACCTGCTATAAGAATGTCCTTTGCATATCCTCACCTTCCCTTACAATTGGCACAAAGAACACATGGAGAGATATGAAGCCTCCCACTGTCTGGCAGATTCTTCTCACCTGCATATACTTGATGGTTTATGCATTTCCAGCAATCTCTGGTGGAAACACCACAGAACATAAGAACTGACTCCTTAAGAACTTTATGACACAAAGGCATGTCAGTTCTCACCCCAGTCCACATGGATTTTGCACTTTGAGAGAATGAGAGCAAATGCCAAAGCACAGTGCACCTTATAATATCAGCTGGGTGGGAGAGTTTGTACCATAGAGAACCACAGCTGGGTTGCTGTGAAGGGTTTTGTGTGTACGTCAGACATAGAATGAGCCACCCGTGACAACGGGACACCTAACTTCCACCTAGGGCAAATTTTCAAGTCCACAAGTATGGAAAGATGAATAAACAAAAATGACATCTACATTATCATGTGCCCTTAATAATTAGCCTGAGGAGGACCAAGGAACCATGATGGAAAGCTCTGTGGCTGTGCAAGCTACTATAGATGCCCACCACTATAAAAGAATAGGAGGTCAAAGTGCTCCCCTCCTAGAAAAAGTTGTCCAAAACAGGAATGAAAAAGTTCATTGGGAATTAGTCAGCAGTCTGCGTACCACACCCTCTTTCCCGACACCTTGTCTGCctcaggcagacagcagcaccAGGGACTGGCTCTGGTGGGAAATATTCATAACCTCAAAGGACATGATGGGCAGTAAACTACCACGGAATTAACTCAATACCCAGAAGGCCTTCAACTCCATACCCTTAGGAATggatcttgggaaggaaatCTGTGCCAATCTTGCCTCGTCATTTTCTCTAGGCATCCTCCTTTCCCTGTTCTGGGAAGTGTTCTCAAGACAAGAACATCATGTCACATCCTTGTCTTCTTATGACATAGCCCATGGTCTTCCCAAGGATTTCCACTTCCCACAGACTGAGAGGTCACACCTCATATTATGACATGGCCAGGGCCTGCTCAGCACCACTGCCGTGTTCACCTCATCTCCTGTGGCTTCCCCAATCTCAGATGGAAACATTACCCACTTTGGAGAATGCTATTTATAGAGGGGGTGTCAGGTCAACTCTAAAGGTGATGGCCAGTGACAGCATGCTGTGAAAGACCAACCtaaatgctgaaaaatgcaTCAGTGCCAACAATGATACCTACTGCACAGGAAAATGTCATGTTGGGTATGGGTTGAATTTTTGAGGctggggggctttttttttgaaagtagggtttccagggtttttttaagggtgTGACTGTTGATGCAAATATTACCATAACATGAAAACAGGACAATGTATGGTCATGCCACCTCCAGGACAATCCAGCTGCAATTCACTTCAGAAAggcaagacaaaaaaaagaaaacatatacCTCAGGTCACACTCCTCTGCCTGCACACTTTCTACTGGTAACTAGAATAAAAACAtacttggaaaaagaaaagtgtttaAGTACGTCCCTGCTTTCACAATGACTCGGGTGAGCCAAGCAAACGGGAGAAATTACACCATGAGGAGAGAGAAGAGTGAAGTCACAATTGCCATCTTGCATCACCTCTCTTATGGAGGAGAGTCAAAGAAGAGTACAGAGTTCGTCATAAGAAACCACATTAAATACCAGCATGCTCAGCGGTCAGCAGCAGTAACAGCACAGTAAATAGTACCTAGAGGACTGTCTCATGACATGGTCCATGGTTTTCCCAAGGACTTTCACTTCCATCAGACAAATCTCACTTCTCAAGGTCAGCCTTGATATCAGGAAATGGCCAGGGCCTACACAATGCCACAACCACATTCACCTCTGCAACCTGCCACTGCCTCCTTTACCTCCACAGGGCTCACTGCAGCAATCGTCAGCAATCAGGGCAGCATGAAAAAAACATATAGATGGTATCATACAGACCATGCCCAGCACTCTGCTCTTTCTAAAGGGGATGCCAAAATAACTCCAAATGGCAATGGCATTGATTTCATGTTGTGATAGAAAAACTCAATCATTGACAAGCACCCCAACGTAAAGGATTATATTGTTTTTGTAGGAGAAGTCATGTTTCAGGTTTTGTTATTAGGGATTTTGGTgcttggttggttggttgagTTTATTCTTTGTTGGTAACTTTCCAGGGCTTTTGAAATGATGTGGCTTCTGATACAAATATTCCAAGAATATTATAACAAGCCAGTGCTCTTCGTGCCAATTCTCTGGCCAAGAATGCAAGTCTACAATTGTAGTCATTCCATTCCATCAATGACAGCACAAAACCTCCATACAGCTGATATTATATACGCTGTGCTCAGCAGACTCCCTGTAGCTGACCCTTTGTGTTTTCTAATGCTTCAGCTTTTCTGATGGAAATCCTAATCACCTGCTAATTCCTCTCCTGAAATGTTAGACATCTATTTGTAGACATCAGATCAGTGTACCTCTAATGACAATGAGCATTGATTTCATTatctgatggaaaaaaaaacctacaaatgCTGATGAGCACAGCAGCGTAAGGGATAATATCCATACAGGTGTGTTTGCGTGTTTTTTAGGAGAATGTTTCCAGATAATTCACAACTCTGCCAGTGGTGATACAAATATTGAAAGAACATCGAGAGAGGCAAGAGTCAATCTCCAGCCACGAACAAAAGTGCATA from Anomalospiza imberbis isolate Cuckoo-Finch-1a 21T00152 chromosome 15, ASM3175350v1, whole genome shotgun sequence encodes the following:
- the LOC137483328 gene encoding LOW QUALITY PROTEIN: protocadherin alpha-2-like (The sequence of the model RefSeq protein was modified relative to this genomic sequence to represent the inferred CDS: deleted 1 base in 1 codon), encoding MGERWCAVMRVLVLQAAWALAGGQVRYSVPEEAKAGTVVGRLAQDLGLEAGEAEARRLRLVAPGRRASVEVSGASGALLVSSRLDREELCGKSAPCALRLEVLLERPLRVFHVELEVTDINDNAPIFPAAEKNLSLSENIPSGSRFPLEGASDADIGANAQLSYTLSPSEHFSLDLHRSEEYRESLFLVLTKPLDRETIPVHRLVLTATDGGRPSLTGTMELEISVLDANDNTPQFNQSVYKVKLPENTAPGTVFFQLTATDKDEGINREIYYSFSDAIPAKIQDLFKIDEKSGEVRTIGELDFEDVQSYDLEIEARDQGWPPLSGHCKVVLEVVDVNDNAPEVWVTSLSVPVPEDASVGTVVALLSVSDRDSGENGRVRCWVWPASPFGLEATFAGSYSLVLREALDRERVSEYEVEVRAEDGGAPALRASRGLRVPVSDVNDNAPAFAQAVYTVLARENNAAGAELARLWARDPDEAGNGRVSYSVWEGGVGGGGAAASSSSSSGVGAGGGWRSASSYVSVDAESGRLWALQPLDYEELQVLQFEVRAVDAGEPPLCGNATVQLFVLDENDNAPALLPPAGSAAEAGAAAAEAAAGAGWGSESGTLWAWAAWGAPAGQVVAKIRAVDADSGYNAWLRYELWEPRGKGPFRVGLYSGEVSTARALDEADGPRQRLLIVVRDHGEPARSATATLSVSLLEAAEAALAAGSSSSSSSSSSSVSRSAVGVELGPGAASAATNVWLVVAICAVSSLFLLAVVLYGASRWAPRAAVLSGPGPTTLVCASEVGSWSYSQRHSRSLCVADGAAKSDLMVFSPNFPPPPPGPAPKDSQPEPSALLDTERKRRRLCG